Proteins encoded within one genomic window of Papio anubis isolate 15944 chromosome X, Panubis1.0, whole genome shotgun sequence:
- the MOSPD1 gene encoding motile sperm domain-containing protein 1 isoform X1: protein MHQQKRQPELVEGNLPVFVFPTELIFYADDQSTHKQVLTLYNPYEFALKFKVLCTTPNKYVVVDAAGAVKPQCCVDIVIRHRDVRSCHYGVIDKFRLQVSEQSQRKALGRKEVVATLLPSAKEQQKEEEEKRIKEHLTESLFFEQSFQPENRAVSSGPSLLTVFLGVVCIAALMLPTMGDVESLVPLYLHLSVNQKLVAAYILGLITMAILRT from the exons AtgcatcaacaaaaaagacagcCAGAGTTAGTGGAAGGAAATCTTCCTGTTTTCGTGTTCCCCACGGAGCTCATATTTTATGCAGATGATCAGTCAACACATAAGCAAGTGTTGACACTGTACAATCCCTATGAGTTTGCCTTAAAGTTCAAAG ttttgtgtACTACTCCAAATAAGTATGTTGTCGTTGATGCTGCAGGTGCAGTAAAGCCTCAGTGTTGTGTGGATAT TGTGATTCGTCATAGAGATGTTCGATCCTGTCACTATGGTGTAATAGACAAATTCCGTCTTCAAGTTTCTGAGCAAAGCCAGAGGAAGGCTTTGGGAAGAAAAGAGGTTGTTGCTACTCTTCTCCCATCagcaaaagaacaacaaaaggaagaagaggaaaaaagaataaaggaacatttaactgaaagtttattttttgagcAGTCATTTCAACCAG aAAACAGAGCTGTCTCCTCAGGACCTAGTTTACTAACTGTCTTCCTGGGAGTGGTGTGCATTGCAGCCCTGATGCTGCCTACAATGGGGGATGTGGAATCGCTGGTGCCTCTCTACCTCCACTTAAGTGTGAATCAAAAATTAGTGGCTGCTTATATCTTAG
- the MOSPD1 gene encoding motile sperm domain-containing protein 1 isoform X2, whose protein sequence is MHQQKRQPELVEGNLPVFVFPTELIFYADDQSTHKQVLTLYNPYEFALKFKVLCTTPNKYVVVDAAGAVKPQCCVDIVIRHRDVRSCHYGVIDKFRLQVSEQSQRKALGRKEVVATLLPSAKEQQKEEEEKRIKEHLTESLFFEQSFQPGISAIVSFQAIITIKFEFVFTSLALMKFS, encoded by the exons AtgcatcaacaaaaaagacagcCAGAGTTAGTGGAAGGAAATCTTCCTGTTTTCGTGTTCCCCACGGAGCTCATATTTTATGCAGATGATCAGTCAACACATAAGCAAGTGTTGACACTGTACAATCCCTATGAGTTTGCCTTAAAGTTCAAAG ttttgtgtACTACTCCAAATAAGTATGTTGTCGTTGATGCTGCAGGTGCAGTAAAGCCTCAGTGTTGTGTGGATAT TGTGATTCGTCATAGAGATGTTCGATCCTGTCACTATGGTGTAATAGACAAATTCCGTCTTCAAGTTTCTGAGCAAAGCCAGAGGAAGGCTTTGGGAAGAAAAGAGGTTGTTGCTACTCTTCTCCCATCagcaaaagaacaacaaaaggaagaagaggaaaaaagaataaaggaacatttaactgaaagtttattttttgagcAGTCATTTCAACCAG GTATTTCTGCTATTGTTTCATTCCAAGCAATAATTActataaaatttgaatttgttttcacCTCTCTGGCTCTGATGAAGTTCAGTTAA
- the MOSPD1 gene encoding motile sperm domain-containing protein 1 isoform X3 — translation MHQQKRQPELVEGNLPVFVFPTELIFYADDQSTHKQVLTLYNPYEFALKFKVLCTTPNKYVVVDAAGAVKPQCCVDIVIRHRDVRSCHYGVIDKFRLQVSEQSQRKALGRKEVVATLLPSAKEQQKEEEEKRIKEHLTESLFFEQSFQPGLITMAILRT, via the exons AtgcatcaacaaaaaagacagcCAGAGTTAGTGGAAGGAAATCTTCCTGTTTTCGTGTTCCCCACGGAGCTCATATTTTATGCAGATGATCAGTCAACACATAAGCAAGTGTTGACACTGTACAATCCCTATGAGTTTGCCTTAAAGTTCAAAG ttttgtgtACTACTCCAAATAAGTATGTTGTCGTTGATGCTGCAGGTGCAGTAAAGCCTCAGTGTTGTGTGGATAT TGTGATTCGTCATAGAGATGTTCGATCCTGTCACTATGGTGTAATAGACAAATTCCGTCTTCAAGTTTCTGAGCAAAGCCAGAGGAAGGCTTTGGGAAGAAAAGAGGTTGTTGCTACTCTTCTCCCATCagcaaaagaacaacaaaaggaagaagaggaaaaaagaataaaggaacatttaactgaaagtttattttttgagcAGTCATTTCAACCAG